The nucleotide sequence GTATTGACAAGTGAAATCCAGAGACAGCGAGAAGGTGCATAACACCAGCGTATTTAAACTTTTCTTTTATTTCCCTCTCTATACTTCCACCCCCCATAAATATTCCCCTGACAAAAGAATACTTTTCTGGAAGTAAATTCAGATTGCTATATATTCTGTTTCTTATCCTCGAGATAATACCATTATCCCTTTTTCTCACTCTAATATCCCTTGCATAGAATTTTAAGACTGAGTTCTTAGAAATTGAGTAAAGTATGAAAGACTCCTCGCCGGGATTTCCTCCGAAATCATTTATAAACTCTCCCACAACCTCCACCTCATCAAAGGGTCTTAAATTATAAATTCTATTCTTGTACACATTCACTCTTCCATACTCTGTTTTTATCTCAACTGAAGTTCTTCTTTCAAAAGATACAACTTTTCCTATAAGTGTATCTGTCTTAGGATTTTCAAATGAAGGGAATGTAAAAAAGCCACTCCTTATTATGCCAATAGTTATAAAAATAATAAAAAAGAGTGTAAAATCCTTTCTTCTTATAAAGAAAAGGGGTATAAAAACAATGGGAAGTAAAAAGGGGAATTTCAGGGAAAAGAGGGACAGGAGAAAGAAAATAAATATTACTGGAAATAGTTTTCTCAAGGACCTACAGTTATCAAATCCTTTATAGCTTCAAATCTCTTCTCCCCTATCCCTGAAACCTTTTTTATCTCATCTATGCTCTTAAAATAGCCATTTGTTCTTCTATAATCTATAATTCTTTGAGAGAGAACCTCTCCAATCCCTGGAAGTGTCTCAAGTTCCTCTTTGGATGCAGTATTTATGTTTATTAAATTGTTCTTTGATTTAAAATATCTCTCTTGGTCTTGGGAAACATTGTTCTTTGAAGTAACATTGTTTGAATTAATCATCTCTTTCTTGTAAACAATTATCTTCTCTCCGTCCTTTAACTTTTCTGCTAAGTTTATAGATGTAAGATCAGCATTCTCTGTGGCACCACCTGCCTTCTCAATGGCGTGAAAAACTCTATCTCCCAGAGACATTTCATAAACCCCGGGATTCTTAACCTCTCCTACCACATGCACATATATTTTGTTCTTTGCCTCAATACCTATCTCTTCTCTATTTTCGGTATTTATTCCCCTGGGATGGATGTAATAGCCAAGAGCAAAACCTATAAGAAAAGAAACAATTATAGCTATTATCCACTCTCTCTTTCCAAAGATCATAGCACAAGAGACAAAATCCCTTTCTCTACATGAAGACGGTTCTCTGCCTGATCAAAAACTACAGAATTCTCCCCATCCATAATCTCATCAGTTACCTCTTCTCCCCTGTGAGCGGGTAAACAGTGCATAAATATAAAGTCCTTCTTGGCATGCTTCACAAGTTCATTGTTCACCTGATATCTCTTTAAAATATTCCTCTTTCTCTCCTCTTCCCCCTCCTGACCCATAGAAACCCAGACATCTGTGTATATAATATCTGCATCCCTCACTCCCTCCACTGGATCATCTGTGAGGACAATCTCTCCACCATATCTCTTTGCATCCTCCATTGCCCATCTTGTAATCTCTTCGTCAGGTCTCAACTCTTTGGGGCTTACAACAAAAACTCTCATTCCCATCTTTGCTCCACCAAGCATTAAGGAATGGCAAACATTGTTTCCATCTCCTACATATGCAAGTTTAAGACCCTTTAACTTCCCTTTTTTCTCCTTTATGGTAAACAAATCTCCCAGTATCTGGCAGGGATGAAATTTATCAGATAAACCATTTATGACTGGTATACTTGCAAATTTGGCAAGGTCCACAAGGTCCTTGTGTGAGTATACCCTTGCCATAATACCATCAAGATAGCGGGATAAGACTCTTGCTGTATCACCAATTGTTTCACCCCTTCTTAACTGTAAATCTCTTGAAGAAAGATAGAGGGCATATCCACCAAGCTCATACATTGCTACTTCAAAGGAAATTCTCGTTCTTGTGGATGGTTTTTCAAAAAGCATCCCCAACTTCTTACCTGCAAGGACAGGGATATTCTCTCCCATCTTTGACCTTACCTTTAAAACCTCAGTGGCTCTCAAAAATTCTTCAATCTCTTCTCTTGTAAAATCATAAAGAGATAAAACATCTCTACCTTTTAAGTTCATCCTATCACCCCTTCTTTTTAATATTGCCTAAAATTTTCTCTCTGTCAAGGTTAGTTGTGATAAAATCAATTAGGATGAAAAATATTGATGAAGAGATAAGAAATTTAAAAATTGAAATAACCAACATAAAGAGAAATTTATCTCTCATTCTATCTCATATTGATCCGGAGTTTGAGGAAAAGTTAATCTATAGAATTCTGAAGCAAAGGGGGTTTAGTGTCATAGGTAAAAAGGAAAAAAAGATAATTCTTCCAAGAAAGAGAGAATTTGTGGAAGACTATTTAAATCACCTAAAAAGTTATTAT is from Caldisericia bacterium and encodes:
- a CDS encoding ComEC/Rec2 family competence protein, which gives rise to MRKLFPVIFIFFLLSLFSLKFPFLLPIVFIPLFFIRRKDFTLFFIIFITIGIIRSGFFTFPSFENPKTDTLIGKVVSFERRTSVEIKTEYGRVNVYKNRIYNLRPFDEVEVVGEFINDFGGNPGEESFILYSISKNSVLKFYARDIRVRKRDNGIISRIRNRIYSNLNLLPEKYSFVRGIFMGGGSIEREIKEKFKYAGVMHLLAVSGFHLSI
- the argF gene encoding ornithine carbamoyltransferase; protein product: MNLKGRDVLSLYDFTREEIEEFLRATEVLKVRSKMGENIPVLAGKKLGMLFEKPSTRTRISFEVAMYELGGYALYLSSRDLQLRRGETIGDTARVLSRYLDGIMARVYSHKDLVDLAKFASIPVINGLSDKFHPCQILGDLFTIKEKKGKLKGLKLAYVGDGNNVCHSLMLGGAKMGMRVFVVSPKELRPDEEITRWAMEDAKRYGGEIVLTDDPVEGVRDADIIYTDVWVSMGQEGEEERKRNILKRYQVNNELVKHAKKDFIFMHCLPAHRGEEVTDEIMDGENSVVFDQAENRLHVEKGILSLVL
- a CDS encoding helix-hairpin-helix domain-containing protein; this translates as MIFGKREWIIAIIVSFLIGFALGYYIHPRGINTENREEIGIEAKNKIYVHVVGEVKNPGVYEMSLGDRVFHAIEKAGGATENADLTSINLAEKLKDGEKIIVYKKEMINSNNVTSKNNVSQDQERYFKSKNNLININTASKEELETLPGIGEVLSQRIIDYRRTNGYFKSIDEIKKVSGIGEKRFEAIKDLITVGP